In Eubacteriales bacterium, a single window of DNA contains:
- a CDS encoding radical SAM protein, whose protein sequence is MSKLNITLNKNSFVDYPGKITAILFFSGCNLNCWYCHNRHILNKDTGVMPIKEAFSFLSSRLGFLDAVTFSGGEALLQPELIKWIKKAK, encoded by the coding sequence ATGAGCAAATTGAACATAACGCTTAATAAAAATTCGTTTGTAGATTATCCGGGGAAAATAACAGCTATCTTGTTTTTCTCCGGATGTAATCTTAATTGCTGGTATTGCCATAACCGCCATATCTTAAATAAGGATACTGGGGTAATGCCGATTAAAGAAGCGTTTAGTTTTTTATCTTCCAGATTAGGTTTTCTAGATGCTGTGACTTTTAGCGGCGGGGAGGCACTATTGCAGCCCGAGCTTATAAAGTGGATTAAAAAGGCAAAG